The Pseudomonas azadiae genome contains a region encoding:
- the hrpB gene encoding ATP-dependent helicase HrpB has translation MNSLPIDEVLPALRDALANRHEAVLEAPPGAGKTTRVPLALLNEPWLAGQTILMLEPRRLAARAAAERMASELGEKVGETVGYRIRLDSKVGPDTRIEVVTEGILTRRLQDDPALDGVGLLIFDEYHERSLDADLALALSLNGRDLFRDEQPLKILLMSATLEGERLSGLLDNAPILRSEGRMFPVRMRWGRPYQAGEFIEPRVVQTILEALHDETGSVLVFLPGQAEIRRVNQQLAEALGDSTDVLLCPLHGELDLNAQRAAIDPAPAGKRKVVLATNIAETSLTINGVRVVIDAGLARVPRFDPGSGMTRLDTQRISRASATQRAGRAGRLEPGVCYRLWSEDQHEGLAAYGSAEILAADLAGLALQLARWGVTPAQLAWLDVPPAAAYAQAQDLLVRLGALKEDKLTAHGQKMAELPAHPRIAHLLLRGQDLGLAAMACDVAALLGERDILRGGGADLHSRLALLSGEERARGTQGGVQRAKQLARQYRGYLRGQATQPVADPDHPRWLGALLALAYPDRVAQQRRPGGAEYRLANGRAALFAEADSLMKQPWLVIADLGSRQGQREERIYLAAEFDSALFDTVLAEQVRTVDQLDWDEREGVLRAERQRKVGELVLSREALAGLDEAARSQALVNLVRRKGLELLPWTPELRQWQARVLLLRHLDTGKPNEWPDVSDSALLASLEHWLMPYLGKVSRLSHFANLDISSYLHNLLPWPLPQRLDELAPQHVKVPSGSSVRLDYSEQPPILAVRLQELFGLADTPRIAGGRQVVKLHLLSPARRPVQVTQDLANFWRSTYAEVKKDLKGRYPKHYWPDDPLIAEPTARIKPRK, from the coding sequence CGTGCTGGAAGCGCCGCCCGGCGCCGGTAAAACCACCCGCGTGCCCTTGGCTTTATTGAACGAGCCGTGGCTGGCCGGGCAGACCATCCTGATGCTCGAACCCCGGCGCCTGGCCGCCCGCGCCGCAGCGGAGCGAATGGCCAGCGAATTGGGCGAAAAGGTCGGTGAAACCGTCGGCTATCGCATCCGCCTCGACAGCAAAGTCGGCCCCGACACTCGCATCGAAGTGGTCACTGAAGGCATTCTCACCCGGCGACTGCAGGATGACCCGGCATTGGACGGCGTGGGCCTGTTGATCTTTGACGAGTACCACGAACGCAGCCTCGACGCCGACCTGGCGCTGGCCCTGAGCCTGAACGGCCGCGATCTGTTTCGTGATGAGCAACCGCTGAAAATCCTGCTGATGTCCGCCACCCTGGAAGGCGAGCGCCTCTCCGGTTTGTTGGACAACGCGCCGATCCTGCGCAGCGAAGGGCGCATGTTCCCGGTGCGGATGCGCTGGGGGCGGCCGTACCAGGCTGGGGAATTTATCGAGCCGCGTGTGGTGCAGACCATCCTTGAAGCGCTGCATGACGAAACCGGCAGCGTGCTGGTGTTCTTGCCGGGGCAGGCGGAGATTCGAAGGGTCAACCAGCAGTTGGCCGAGGCCCTGGGCGATAGCACCGATGTGCTGTTATGCCCGTTGCATGGCGAGTTGGACCTCAACGCCCAACGCGCCGCCATCGACCCCGCGCCCGCCGGTAAACGCAAAGTCGTGCTGGCCACCAACATCGCCGAGACCAGCCTGACCATCAACGGCGTGCGCGTGGTGATTGACGCCGGCTTGGCGCGGGTGCCGCGTTTCGACCCGGGCAGCGGCATGACCCGCCTCGATACCCAGCGCATTTCCCGCGCCAGCGCCACCCAGCGCGCCGGCCGGGCAGGGCGTTTGGAGCCGGGCGTGTGCTATCGCCTGTGGTCCGAAGACCAGCATGAAGGCCTGGCGGCCTATGGCAGTGCGGAAATCCTCGCCGCCGACCTGGCCGGCCTGGCCTTGCAGTTGGCGCGCTGGGGCGTCACGCCCGCGCAGCTGGCGTGGCTGGATGTGCCGCCGGCCGCTGCGTATGCCCAGGCCCAGGATTTGCTGGTGCGCCTGGGCGCATTGAAGGAAGACAAACTCACCGCCCACGGGCAGAAGATGGCCGAGTTGCCGGCCCATCCGCGCATCGCCCATTTATTGTTGCGCGGGCAGGACCTGGGGTTGGCGGCGATGGCGTGCGATGTCGCCGCGCTGTTGGGTGAGCGCGATATCCTGCGTGGCGGCGGTGCGGACCTGCACAGTCGCCTGGCGCTGCTGTCCGGCGAAGAGCGCGCGCGCGGTACGCAAGGCGGCGTACAGCGAGCCAAGCAACTGGCCCGGCAATATCGTGGCTACCTGAGAGGCCAGGCCACGCAACCGGTGGCCGACCCCGACCACCCGCGCTGGCTCGGCGCCTTGCTCGCCCTGGCGTACCCGGACCGCGTCGCCCAGCAACGCCGCCCCGGTGGCGCCGAATACCGCCTGGCCAATGGCCGCGCCGCGCTGTTCGCCGAGGCTGACAGCCTGATGAAGCAACCCTGGCTGGTCATCGCCGACCTGGGCAGTCGCCAGGGCCAGCGCGAAGAACGCATCTACTTGGCGGCTGAGTTTGATTCGGCGCTGTTCGACACGGTACTCGCCGAACAAGTGCGCACTGTCGACCAGCTGGATTGGGATGAACGCGAAGGCGTCCTGCGCGCCGAGCGCCAGCGCAAGGTCGGCGAACTGGTGCTCAGCCGCGAAGCGCTGGCCGGCCTCGACGAGGCCGCGCGCAGCCAAGCGCTGGTCAACCTGGTGCGCCGCAAGGGCCTGGAACTGCTGCCGTGGACGCCCGAGCTGCGCCAATGGCAGGCCCGTGTCCTGCTGCTGCGCCACCTCGACACCGGCAAACCCAACGAATGGCCCGACGTCAGCGACAGCGCCTTGCTCGCCAGCCTCGAACACTGGCTGATGCCCTACCTGGGCAAAGTCTCACGCCTGAGTCATTTCGCCAATCTGGATATTTCCAGCTACCTGCACAACCTTCTGCCCTGGCCGCTGCCCCAGCGCCTCGACGAACTGGCGCCGCAGCATGTGAAAGTGCCGTCTGGCTCGTCGGTGCGCCTGGACTACAGCGAACAGCCGCCGATTCTGGCGGTGCGTTTGCAGGAATTGTTCGGGTTGGCGGACACCCCGCGCATTGCCGGCGGGCGTCAGGTGGTGAAGCTGCACTTGCTGTCCCCGGCACGGCGGCCGGTGCAGGTGACGCAGGACCTGGCGAACTTCTGGCGCAGTACCTACGCCGAGGTGAAGAAGGATTTGAAGGGGCGGTACCCCAAGCATTACTGGCCGGATGACCCGTTGATCGCCGAGCCCACTGCCCGGATCAAACCCCGCAAGTAG